The proteins below come from a single Dermatophilaceae bacterium Soc4.6 genomic window:
- the trmD gene encoding tRNA (guanosine(37)-N1)-methyltransferase TrmD — protein MRIDVVSIFPDYLAPIDLSLIGKARAQGLLDVRVHDLREHAHDRHRSTDDTPYGGGAGMVMRAEPWGEALDAVVASGEGVPRLLVPAPSGVRFTQALARELAQEPWLAFACGRYEGIDERVVEEAASRMPVTLVSLGDYVLNGGEVAVLAIVEAVARLVPGVIGNAESLVEESHEDGLLEYPVYTKPALWRERTVPEVLLSGNHAAIADWRHQQRLERTASRRPDLLHGSQVVAADGSALGEVPGLAVSVATPGDAAELLVLGRACWVPEGRAAGSWEIPPLRESLDDLTASFGDWTTWVVRAAGRLVGSVRGRVAPGDEHTWETGRLMVAPDLQGRGLGRALLAHSEAAAPGTVRTWWINTGVASERNQRTYKKAGYRIVPGPGRHEGTVDLIKRRR, from the coding sequence ATGCGCATCGACGTGGTCTCGATCTTCCCCGACTACCTCGCCCCCATCGACCTGTCGCTCATCGGCAAGGCCCGCGCCCAGGGTCTGCTCGACGTGCGGGTGCACGACCTGCGCGAGCACGCCCACGACCGGCACCGCAGCACGGACGACACTCCATACGGTGGGGGAGCGGGGATGGTCATGCGCGCCGAGCCCTGGGGTGAGGCGCTCGACGCCGTCGTCGCCTCGGGCGAGGGTGTGCCCCGGCTGCTGGTGCCCGCCCCCTCGGGGGTGCGCTTCACGCAGGCCCTGGCGCGTGAGCTGGCCCAGGAGCCGTGGCTGGCCTTCGCCTGCGGCCGCTACGAAGGCATCGACGAGCGGGTGGTCGAGGAGGCCGCGTCGCGGATGCCGGTCACCCTCGTCTCGCTCGGGGACTACGTGCTCAACGGCGGCGAGGTCGCGGTCCTCGCGATCGTCGAGGCCGTCGCGCGGCTGGTGCCCGGCGTCATCGGCAACGCCGAGTCACTCGTCGAGGAGTCGCACGAGGACGGGCTGCTGGAGTACCCCGTCTACACCAAGCCCGCCCTGTGGCGCGAGCGCACGGTGCCCGAGGTGCTGCTGTCGGGCAACCACGCGGCGATCGCCGACTGGCGCCACCAGCAACGGCTGGAGCGCACGGCGAGCCGTCGGCCCGACCTGCTGCACGGCTCGCAGGTGGTGGCTGCGGACGGCTCGGCCCTCGGCGAGGTCCCTGGGCTCGCGGTCTCCGTGGCGACCCCCGGCGACGCCGCCGAGCTGCTGGTGCTGGGTCGGGCCTGCTGGGTGCCCGAGGGGCGGGCGGCGGGTAGCTGGGAGATCCCGCCCCTGCGCGAGTCGCTCGACGACCTGACCGCGTCCTTCGGCGACTGGACCACGTGGGTCGTGCGGGCAGCGGGACGTCTGGTCGGGTCGGTGCGGGGGCGGGTCGCGCCCGGCGACGAGCACACCTGGGAGACGGGCCGGCTCATGGTCGCCCCCGACCTGCAGGGTCGTGGCCTCGGGCGAGCGCTCCTGGCGCACAGCGAGGCCGCGGCTCCTGGCACCGTGCGCACCTGGTGGATCAACACCGGCGTCGCCTCCGAGCGCAACCAGCGCACCTACAAGAAGGCCGGCTACCGGATCGTGCCGGGCCCCGGGCGCCACGAGGGCACCGTCGACCTCATCAAGCGCCGCCGCTGA
- the rimM gene encoding ribosome maturation factor RimM (Essential for efficient processing of 16S rRNA) — protein sequence MDLVVARIGKPHSLKGEVTVQLHTDDPRARFAPGVTFETRAAPGTGVPRALTLRSARLHNGTWLLAFDEIPDRTGAESLRGTQLVADVAGTGEHGDAASASDDDEAYYEDQLVGLEVVLTDGTRVGTVSALELGVAQDLLVLDLDAGHTGYVPFVEAIVPTVDLAGGRIVIDPPLGLLDLNA from the coding sequence ATGGACCTCGTCGTGGCCCGGATCGGCAAGCCCCACAGCCTCAAGGGTGAGGTGACGGTGCAGCTGCACACGGACGACCCCCGGGCGCGCTTCGCGCCGGGCGTGACCTTCGAGACCCGGGCGGCCCCCGGCACGGGGGTTCCGCGCGCCCTGACCCTGCGCTCGGCCCGCCTGCACAACGGCACCTGGCTGCTGGCGTTCGACGAGATCCCCGACCGCACGGGGGCCGAGTCGCTGCGCGGCACCCAGCTGGTCGCCGACGTCGCCGGCACGGGTGAGCACGGTGACGCCGCCTCGGCGTCGGACGACGACGAGGCCTACTACGAGGACCAGCTCGTCGGTCTCGAGGTCGTCCTGACCGACGGCACCCGCGTGGGCACGGTGAGCGCGCTCGAGCTCGGTGTCGCCCAGGACCTGCTCGTCCTCGACCTCGACGCCGGCCACACCGGCTACGTCCCCTTCGTCGAGGCGATCGTCCCGACCGTCGACCTCGCCGGTGGCCGGATCGTCATCGACCCGCCGCTGGGGCTGCTGGACCTCAACGCATGA
- a CDS encoding RNA-binding protein translates to MLEEALEHLVKGIVDHTDDVVVKRKELRRGDLLEVRVHPEDLGRVIGRSGRTASALRTVVSALAGGGQVRVDIVDTDQR, encoded by the coding sequence GTGTTGGAGGAAGCCCTCGAGCACCTGGTCAAGGGCATCGTCGACCACACGGACGACGTCGTCGTCAAGCGCAAGGAGCTGCGTCGTGGCGACCTCCTCGAGGTGCGGGTGCACCCCGAGGACCTCGGCCGCGTGATCGGGCGCTCCGGGCGCACCGCCAGCGCCCTGCGCACGGTGGTGTCCGCCCTGGCCGGTGGCGGTCAGGTGCGGGTCGACATCGTCGACACCGACCAGCGCTGA
- the rpsP gene encoding 30S ribosomal protein S16, which translates to MAVKIRLKRMGKIRAPFYRVVVMDSRAKRDGRAIEEIGKYHPTEDPSVIIIESARAQHWLAQGAQPTEAVEALLKITGDWQKFKGLEGTEGTLRFAAPKRSKRELYDAAIAAAGGSTLDATEGGATTPRKKAAKKAEPKADEKAPEKAEKAAEKPADQPAEAAVEAPAAEAPVEAATAETAGA; encoded by the coding sequence GTGGCCGTCAAGATCCGCCTGAAGCGCATGGGCAAGATCCGTGCACCGTTCTACCGCGTCGTCGTCATGGACTCGCGCGCCAAGCGCGATGGCCGGGCCATCGAGGAGATCGGCAAGTACCACCCCACCGAGGACCCCTCGGTCATCATCATCGAGTCCGCCCGGGCCCAGCACTGGCTCGCCCAGGGCGCGCAGCCCACCGAGGCGGTCGAGGCCCTGCTGAAGATCACCGGTGACTGGCAGAAGTTCAAGGGCCTCGAGGGCACCGAGGGCACGCTGCGCTTCGCGGCCCCGAAGCGCTCCAAGCGTGAGCTGTACGACGCGGCGATCGCCGCCGCCGGTGGCTCCACGCTCGACGCCACCGAGGGTGGGGCCACCACCCCGCGCAAGAAGGCGGCCAAGAAGGCCGAGCCCAAGGCCGACGAGAAGGCCCCCGAGAAGGCCGAGAAGGCTGCTGAGAAGCCGGCCGACCAGCCCGCCGAGGCTGCTGTCGAGGCGCCTGCCGCCGAGGCTCCGGTCGAGGCTGCGACCGCCGAGACCGCCGGAGCCTGA
- a CDS encoding Rrf2 family transcriptional regulator yields MDISAKTDYAIRALLSVAAHAGDGHPVSVEALVQEQGLPRKFLESILGDLRRGGLVTSQRGPAGGYTLARPATEIGIADIFRVVDGPLAEVRGRRPHETSYDGVAQHLPTLWVAVRASLRRVLDDTTLADLLSGDLPSHVTELAAAPDAWRSR; encoded by the coding sequence GTGGACATCTCCGCCAAGACCGACTACGCCATCAGGGCGCTGCTCAGCGTGGCCGCGCACGCGGGTGACGGCCACCCCGTGTCCGTCGAGGCCCTCGTGCAGGAGCAGGGGCTGCCGCGCAAGTTCCTCGAGTCGATCCTCGGTGACCTGCGCCGCGGCGGGCTGGTGACCAGCCAGCGCGGACCCGCCGGTGGCTACACCCTCGCGCGCCCCGCGACCGAGATCGGCATCGCGGACATCTTCCGCGTCGTCGACGGGCCGCTCGCCGAGGTGCGCGGGCGGCGCCCGCACGAGACGTCCTACGACGGGGTGGCGCAGCACCTGCCCACCCTGTGGGTGGCGGTGCGCGCGAGCCTGCGCCGGGTGCTCGACGACACCACGCTCGCCGACCTGCTCAGCGGAGACCTCCCGAGCCACGTCACTGAGCTGGCTGCCGCCCCGGACGCGTGGCGCAGCCGCTGA
- a CDS encoding TOBE-like domain-containing protein, with translation MNTPMISVAHAHRRFGDFAALDDVSLDIPAGTLTALLGPSGSGKSTLLRAISGLDDLDSGVITIGGRDVTGVAPQKRGIGFVFQHYAAFKHMTVRDNVAFGPSIRKRPKAEIATKVDDLLEIVGLAGFQHRYPAQLSGGQRQRMALARALAVDPEVLLLDEPFGALDAQVRAELRLWLRRLHDEVHVTTVLVTHDQEEALDISDRIAVLNRGRIEQVGTPEELYDHPANTFVMSFLGQVSTVGGHLVRPHDIVLTRLAEDEPAPAANDLATVGRVRRVARLGFEVRVELVDDTTGGEVVAQITRGELDHLHLLEGDRVHARATRVPDVVPAVAPPVAAAASAPEAARSRSADAALV, from the coding sequence ATGAACACCCCGATGATCTCGGTCGCCCACGCCCACCGCCGCTTCGGCGACTTCGCCGCCCTCGACGACGTCTCCCTCGACATCCCCGCCGGCACGCTGACGGCTCTGCTCGGTCCCAGCGGGTCGGGCAAGTCGACCCTGCTGCGCGCCATCAGCGGCCTCGACGACCTCGACAGCGGGGTGATCACCATCGGCGGCCGCGACGTCACGGGGGTGGCCCCACAGAAGCGGGGCATCGGCTTCGTCTTCCAGCACTACGCGGCGTTCAAGCACATGACCGTGCGCGACAACGTGGCCTTCGGCCCCAGCATCCGCAAGCGGCCCAAGGCCGAGATCGCCACGAAGGTCGACGACCTGCTCGAGATCGTCGGGCTCGCAGGGTTCCAGCACCGCTACCCGGCCCAGCTCTCCGGCGGTCAGCGCCAGCGCATGGCGCTGGCGCGGGCCCTCGCGGTCGACCCCGAGGTGCTCCTGCTCGACGAGCCCTTCGGCGCCCTCGACGCACAGGTCCGGGCCGAGCTGCGCCTGTGGCTGAGGCGCCTGCACGACGAGGTGCACGTCACGACGGTGCTGGTCACTCACGACCAGGAGGAGGCGCTCGACATCTCCGACCGCATCGCCGTGCTCAACCGTGGCCGCATCGAGCAGGTCGGCACGCCCGAGGAGCTCTACGACCACCCGGCCAACACCTTCGTCATGTCGTTCCTCGGTCAGGTGTCCACCGTCGGTGGGCACCTGGTCCGACCGCACGACATCGTGCTCACCCGCCTGGCCGAGGACGAGCCCGCCCCCGCGGCGAACGACCTCGCCACCGTCGGCCGGGTGCGGCGCGTCGCGCGGCTCGGCTTCGAGGTGCGCGTCGAGCTCGTCGACGACACCACCGGCGGTGAGGTCGTCGCCCAGATCACCCGTGGCGAGCTCGACCACCTGCACCTGCTCGAGGGTGACCGGGTGCACGCCCGGGCCACCCGGGTGCCGGACGTGGTGCCCGCGGTGGCGCCGCCGGTCGCGGCAGCCGCGTCGGCCCCGGAGGCGGCCCGCTCCCGCAGCGCGGACGCCGCGCTGGTCTGA
- the cysW gene encoding sulfate ABC transporter permease subunit CysW — protein sequence MKVSTRARIGLRTVALAYVVVLLLVPIGVIAYRTFGSGLGAFIQSISTPAAISALNLSLLIVAIVVPLNVVFGVGVALALVRGRFPGRGLLQAVVDLPFALSPVVVGVSLILLWGVGGWFGFLDDYGIKVIFGLPGMVLATIFVTLPFIVREVEPVLHEIGDEQEQAASTLGANGWQTFWRITLPAIRWGLTYGVVLTIARSLGEFGAVIMVSSGFPGVSQTLTLLVHARYVDDHNTFGAYSAATLLMLVALLTLVAMTVLDRLRRTR from the coding sequence ATGAAGGTCTCCACCCGCGCCCGCATCGGGCTGCGCACGGTCGCCCTGGCCTACGTCGTCGTGCTGCTGCTCGTGCCGATCGGGGTGATCGCCTACCGCACGTTCGGCAGCGGGCTCGGGGCCTTCATCCAGTCGATCAGCACGCCCGCCGCGATCTCTGCCCTCAACCTCTCGCTGCTCATCGTCGCGATCGTCGTGCCGCTGAACGTCGTCTTCGGAGTCGGCGTGGCTCTGGCCCTCGTCCGGGGTCGTTTCCCAGGACGCGGCCTGTTGCAGGCGGTCGTCGACCTGCCCTTCGCGCTGTCGCCCGTCGTCGTGGGCGTCTCGCTCATCCTGCTGTGGGGGGTGGGGGGCTGGTTCGGCTTCCTCGACGACTACGGGATCAAGGTCATCTTCGGGCTGCCGGGGATGGTGCTCGCCACCATCTTCGTGACCCTGCCCTTCATCGTGCGCGAGGTCGAGCCGGTGCTGCACGAGATCGGCGACGAGCAGGAGCAGGCGGCGTCCACCCTCGGCGCCAACGGGTGGCAGACGTTCTGGCGCATCACCCTCCCGGCGATCCGCTGGGGTCTGACCTACGGGGTCGTGCTCACCATCGCCCGGTCCCTCGGCGAGTTCGGCGCGGTGATCATGGTCTCGTCGGGCTTCCCCGGCGTCTCCCAGACCCTGACCCTGCTCGTCCACGCCCGCTACGTCGACGACCACAACACCTTCGGCGCCTACTCGGCGGCCACCCTGCTCATGCTCGTCGCCCTGCTCACCCTCGTTGCCATGACCGTTCTCGACCGTCTCAGGAGGACCCGATGA